In the Gymnogyps californianus isolate 813 chromosome 3, ASM1813914v2, whole genome shotgun sequence genome, one interval contains:
- the LOC127014568 gene encoding gallinacin-4-like gives MKILSFLFALLLVVFHGAAGFAIPPRPFMPCGYRGTFCFPGTCPRGNAYLGVCRLGHSCCRW, from the exons AtgaaaatcctttcctttctctttgctctccTTTTGGTGGTATTTCACGGAGCTGCAG GCTTTGCAATACCTCCAAGACCTTTTATGCCATGTGGATATCGTGGGActttctgcttccctgggaCATGCCCTCGTGGCAATGCTTATCTGGGGGTATGTCGTTTGGGGCATTCTTGCTGTAGATGGTAA
- the LOC127014569 gene encoding LOW QUALITY PROTEIN: antimicrobial peptide THP1-like (The sequence of the model RefSeq protein was modified relative to this genomic sequence to represent the inferred CDS: substituted 1 base at 1 genomic stop codon) yields the protein MKILYLLFPFFLLLIQGAAGNSIQCRRRGGYCKFGGCRYPSRRIGRCSVFTHCCPRRKGKALMGLDLPAVGLKEPKRLGLRARTLXAGCPPRFWLLEPSPDVLSPPCLCRPQAV from the exons ATGAAGATCCTGTacctgctcttccccttcttcctcctcttgatCCAGGGGGCTGCAG GAAACTCGATCCAATGCAGACGAAGAGGGGGATACTGCAAGTTTGGGGGCTGCCGCTACCCTTCAAGACGTATTGGAAGATGTTCAGTATTTACCCACTGCT GCccaagaaggaagggaaaagccCTCATGGGTTTGGACCTGCCTGCTGTGGGGCTGAAGGAGCCCAAG CGTCTGGGCTTGAGAGCCCGAACTCTGTGAGCAGGATGTCCCCCTCGCTTCTGGCTGCTGGAACCATCTCCTGATGTCCTCTCgcctccctgcctctgccgTCCCCAGGCGGTGTGA